The DNA segment TTGTGCGGAGTAGTAGTAAGCCATGCTTAGTTATTCCCCGTGAATTTAAAGCGATTTTGCGCCTTTTAGTTGCTTATGACGGTAGTGCCACGGGGAAAAAACTCCTGCAATTTTTAGTAAATTCTCCTAGCTTCCAAAATTTAGATATCCATCTGCTGACGGTGGCTAAAAGTAACACAGTACAAACAGTAATGGAGAGACTAAATGAAGCTAAACAAGTGTTGGCAGGAGCAGGTTTTGATCCAATTTGTAGCATCATAGAAGGTGAATCGGAAAAAGTCATAGGCAATTATGTTACCCAACAAGATATCAGCCTTTTGCTCATGGGAGCTTACGGACATAGCCGCATTCGCAATTTAGTAATTGGCAGTACCACAGCCCAACTGCTCAGAAGTAGCAATATTCCTGTATTGTTATTCCGTTAAGGGGATGTTTTAAAAGTGGTTATTTATCATTTTAGACACTTATTTACCCTCTGTAGCCCACCTTGAAAAGGGAGTAATCAGAATAAAATCCCTCTAAAAAAGGGGGATTTAGGGAAATGAGGAATTTTAGAAAGTTCAATTTTTTAATCGAGGAAAATCTTTCGTGCAAATAACCAATGAAATCCATTTTCGTAACCTTCAAGGAGATATTCTTGGCGGCTTAACGGCGGCGGTGGTGGCCTTACCGATGTCATTAGCATTTGGTATTGCTTCTGGCGCGGGTGCTGCGGCTGGGTTATGGGGAGCAATATTAGTGGGATTTTTTGCCGCTGTGTTTGGTGGTACACCCAGCCTGATTTCTGAACCCACAGGTCCGATGACCGTAATTGTCACCGCCGTGATTGCTGGACTCCAAGCTCAGGATGAAAAGCAGGGTCTGGCAATGGCCTTTACTGTGGTGATGATGGCAGGAGTAGTTCAAATCCTGTTTGGGGTATTGCGATTGGGGCGGTATATTACCATGCTGCCCTATAACGTCATTTCTGGATTTATGACCGGAATTGGCGTAATTCTAATTTTTTTGCAAATCGCACCCTTCTTGGGGCAAGCAACTCCTAAAGGTGGTGTTCTTGGTGTCCTCCAGAATCTCCCGACTCTCATTGCTAATATCAGTCCTACGGAAACTCTTTTAGGGGTAATAACTTTAGTCATTCTATTCTTTTACCCGGCTCGATTCAAAAAGGTTGTTCCCCCCCAACTGGTGGCTTTAGTCATCGGTACGGCAATTTCTTTGATTTTCTTTAGTAATGTTGAGATTCGCACCATTGCCACTATCGGAAAAATTACTCCGGGTTTGCCTAACTTCCAGATGCCCACTTTTACCCCGCAAAATTTGCAGTTAATGTTTGTTAACTCCGTGGTATTGGGAGTGGTGGGTTCTATTGATTGTTTGTTAACTTGTGTTGTATCTGACAGTCTCACCCGTACCGAACACAAATCTAACAAAGAATTAATCGGGCAAGGTATTGCTAATGTGATTACTGGCTTATGTGGGGGGATTGCAGGTTCTGGAGCGACAACGGCAACTGTAGTTAATATCCAAGCCGGTGGACGCACTGCGTTATCTGGTATTAGTCGGGCTTTGGTGCTGTTAGTTGTCGTATTGTGGGCGGCTCCTTTAACTTCTGGGATTCCCCTGGCTGTGTTAGCTGGGATTGTCTTAAAAGTAGGAATTAATATTATTGATTGGGGCTTTCTCAAACGGGTTCACAAAATTTCTTGGAAGGCAGCCGGAATTGTATATAGCGTGGTATTGCTAACGGTGTTTGTCGATTTAATGATCGCCGTAGCCGTCGGGGTATTTATTGCGAATATCTTGACTATTGAGCGCCTTGACCAGCTGCAAACCAATTCTGTGAAGGCGATTACTGACGCTGATGATCAAATTGTTCTGACTAACGAAGAAAAACAACTTTTAGATGCAGCTAATGGGCGAGTTTTGCTGTTCCATCTGAGTGGACCGATGATTTTCGGTGTTGCCAAAGCTATTGAGAGAGAACATCGTGCGATCGCTAACTACGATGTTTTAATTGTCGATTTAGGTGAAGTTCCTGTCCTGGGGGTAACTTCTTCTTTAGCGATTGAAAGTGCCATTCAAGAGGTTATTGATGCTGGACGGGACGTGATCATCGTCGGTGCAACCGGAAAGGTCAGAAATCGCTTAGAAAAGTTGGGTATTGCTGGTTTAATTCCGGGACACTACTGGATGAGCGATCGCTTGAATGCACTCAAAGAAGGGTTAGATTTGGTTCATTCAAAAGCAATGCTCTAGCAGCGCTAAAATTTACCCCCAGAGGCGTAGTAAAATACGCCTCCGCGTACCTCTGCGCTAACCTCAGCGTACCTTTGCGTTAAAAAAAACTAGAATTTTTAGCCCTACCACCAAAGGCGATTGCCATTTTCGTCTACTCGTGCTTGGCGAATCACATCAGAAATTTCTTCTGCATCTCTCACATGGTGGAGTGCCTTTTTTGTGCCGTCAGGATATTCCACAACGAAATAAGTCGGGACTGTAATGTGATCACCTGTGATATCCGGTGCATCCACGGCTACTTGTTTCGCCTTCTCTTCGAGTGATTTCGATTCCTCAATTACATCTCCCGGATTCGCTGTTAAGTTTCTTTCCTTCGCTGTTGGTTCTTTGCGTGAATGCCAATCTTGACTGACTGGCTGATTTATTTGATTTTTTAGTTTCTTAGCCATGATATTTTTTCTGATGAAAATTTATACATTCACTAAGAACAATTTAAAAAATTAAAGACATAATGAGTTCTTTCTAGAGAGAGAGTTCGCAATCAAATTAATCTCTCTCTCTAGTTGCGGATGAATTTAGTATAATCACGAAGGTATTTGTACTATTCGGCACAATTCACAATCAAATGTGTCAAAGCATCTATCAAGCGATCGCTTTCCATTGGGATAATTTCTCTACCATGCATAATTTCTTGAGTAATCACGAAATGCACTAGAGAGCCAATCAGAATTCTGGCTGTTGCTTCTGGGTCAGGGATCTTTAATTCAGGGTGAGAAGCCAAATATTTAGTGATAGTCTCAATGGCTGGTTTAGCAATGCTGTAAATAAACACCTGCGCTAACTCCGGAAAACGTGCCGATTCTCCCATTAACAGCCGCTCAAATGACTGATATTCTTGATCGTTGACCATCTGATCTAATGCTGTTGCGGCTAATCGGCGCAGTACAACATAGGGTTCTCCTTTTAGGGGTTGTGACCCTAAGATGGAATGAAACCGCTTTCTGGCAAGTTTCTCTATTAATGCTTTAAATAATCCTTTTTTATCTTGAAAGTGGCTATATACTGTGGCTTTAGAAACCCCAGATGCTTCTGCGACTCGATCCATGCTAGTGGAAGCATAACCATAAGCTAAAAATTCCTGCATCGCCCCTTGCAGAATTTTTTCCATTTTGTCTGCTGAATTTGAGCGGTCAATTTCTCCAACTTTTGGGCGTGCCATGTTCAAATAGTCCTTATATTATCAAAATTCTTTAACTCATTAGTCTTTGGGCATTGATTATTCTCCGCCCTTTCATCTCTTTTTTTTTTGGAGATAGCTTGACTAAACTAGTCGGTTTAGTATAATTCTATTATAGAACTAAACCGTTTAGTTTTGTATACCACCGAGCATTTTGACAAAAACTGAGGATTAGAGACTGGTACACCTCATATATATGTCTCGGAAAAACCTATGATTATGTCCAAAATTCAGGGACAGGATGATATTTTTTGCTCTGGTGAGTGATAAAAGAGAGTTAGGCGGGACATTTACCAAAATTTAATTTTTCTCTCATTTGAATCAGCTTATTTGCAATTGCTTCAAAGGTATGCTAACGTGCAGAACTCAAAGCTAGATCGATCAATATCTCCCCAATCGATTTTACGTCCGCCCTTTTTTATTGCTATCCTTGTATCCTTAACTGTGATTGGTAGTAGTGTTTATACGGTATTAAAATTTCAGGATACAGTAAATCAAAAAGCCTCAGCGCCAGCAGCACTAATACCTGAGCTAAAAACTGTCACAGCACTAGGACGTATTGAACCAAAAGGCAAGGTGATTAAACTCTCTGCTACCACATCAACTGAAGGAAGTCGGGTAGAAGAACTTTTAGTCAAAGAGGGGGATAGGATCAAAGCCGGACAGGTGATAGCGATTTTAGATAGCCGCGATCGCTTGTCAGCGGCCTTAAAAGAGGCTGAAGAACAAGTGAAAGTGGAACAGGCGAACTTCAACCGCATCAAAGCAGGTGCTAAACGGGGAGAAGTGTTAGCACAAAAAGCCACAATTGCTCGGTTAGAGGCAGAACGCCAAGGTGATATTGCTGCCCAAGAAACAACTGTAGCTCGATTGCAAGCCGAGGTGCGTAACGCCGCCGCAGAAGAACAACGCTATCAAGGGCTGTATGAAGCGGGAGCAATATCTGCCTCCCAAAGAGACAGTAAGCGCTTAACACTGGAAACAGCCCAAAAAAATCTCCAAGCGGCACAAGCACAGCTAACGCGCACCCAGTTAACCAGCCAGCAACAAATTAAAGCAGCCATAGCAACACTAGATCAAATCGCTGAAGTGCCGCAAGTCGAGATAGCAGCAGCTTCGGCAGAAGTAAATCGTGCCATAGCAGCCATGCAGCGGATACAAGCCAATCTGGAACAAGCTTATGTGCGATCGCCTCAAGATGGTCAAATATTCGAGATCCACACCCGCCCAGGGGAATTAATCTCAAATAATGGCATTGCTGAAATTGGGCAAACCAGCCAGATGTATGTAGTTGCTGAGGTTTACGAAAGCGATATCGGCAAAGTTCATCCAGGGCAGAAAGTACAAGTATTTGGTGATTTCCTGCCGATTGAATTGCAAGGAACAGTAGACCGTAAAGGTTTACAAGTGCGTCGGCAAAATGTCATCAACACTGACCCAGCTAGCAATATTGATAACAGAGTAGTAGAGGTTTATATCCGGCTAGATGAAACTTCCACTCAAAAAGCTGCCAACTTAACCAATATGCAGGTCAGAGCAGTAATTCAATTGTCTAATTCGTAATTAGTAATTAGGAACACATCGTTTTTTAGCTTCTCTGTTCAGGAAGAAAGCACTTCATATGATGGGACTAATCAAACAACTGCGACGACGCACGCCTCTAGGATGGCTGCAACTGAGTCACGAAAAAAGCCGTTTACTGGTAGCATTGTCAGGCATTGCCTTTGCGGATGTGTTGATGTTTATGCAGATGGGCTTTCAGACCGCGCTATACGACAGTAACACTAGATTACACCGCAGTTTGCAAGCAGACATTGTTTTAACTAGTCCCCAAGCCCGAAGCCTGCAAAATATGCCCACCTTTTCCCGTCGGCGGCTTTATCAAGCAATGGATATCCCAGGGGTGGACTCAGCAGAAGGAATGTATGTCAACAACATCATTTGGAAGAACCCCCAAACACGCCGCCAGACATCGGTGCAAGTCATCGGCTTTAATCCAGATAAACCAGTTTTTGATTTACCAGATGTAAATCGGCAATTACAGTCAATTAAGCTACCGGATACCGTTTTGTTTGACCGCAGTGCAAGGGGAGATTACCAAAAGGCGATCGCTCAAATTGACCAAGGTGAAAAACTGACTACCGAAATAGATGGGCGGACAATTACCATTAGTGGTTTATTCACGGTCGGGGCTTCTTTTGGTTCTGATGGTAGCTTGATGACCAGCGATCAAAACTTTTTACGTTTATTTTCCCGAAGACCAGCCAGCAGTATCAGCTTAGGTTTGATCAAGGTAAAACCAGGTTATGACCCCAAACAGGTCGCGATCGCCTTGCAAGCCTACCTCAGAGATGATGTCAGCGTCATGACTCACGCAGAATTCATTGAATTTGAGAACGACTTCTGGAGAACAAACTCCCCCATTGGATTTATTTTTAGCTTGGGTGTCTCAATGGGGTTTGCAGTGGGAGTAATTCTGGTGTATCAAGTTCTTTCCACTGATGTCAATGCCCATGTCAGGGAATACGCAACCTTTAAAGCCTTGGGATATCGCAATTATTACCTGCTCAGTGTAGTCTTTGAACAGACTTTAATTTTAGCAGCATTGGGATTTATTCCCGGAGTAGCAGTATCTTTGGGACTTTACCAAATGACTCGCACGGCGACAAATCTACCGATGTATATGACGGCAATTCGGGGTTTACACGTGCTAATTTTAACTATAATTATGTGTTCAATTTCAGGAGCGATCGCCACCCGGAAACTGCGATCTGCTGACCCGGCTGATATGTTTTAGAGAAATGGGGAGTGGGGAGTGGGGAGTAGGGAGTGGGGAGAAAAATTGTAACTTTCTCATGACTAATGACCAATGACAATCCCTAGCAGTTAAGTTTATTTATACCCAACTACTTATGGTTCCAGTTATTTCCATCCAGAATCTCGACCACTACTTTGGTCTAGGTTCACTGCGTAGGCAAGTTTTATTTAACATTAACTTGCAGATTAAATCTGGCGAAATCATTATTTTAACTGGGCCTTCTGGTTCTGGTAAAACTACTCTACTCACCTTAGTTGGGGCTTTGCGTTCTCCCCAGTGTGGGAGTTTGCAGGTCTTGTCAAGGGAACTTTGCGGTGCTGGTGCAGAACAATTGGTGCAGGCGCGACAGCATAATGGTTATATTTTCCAAGCTCACAATCTGCATGGTAGTTTGACAGCACTCCAGAATGTGAGAATGGGTTTGGAACTGCACCAGCATATTGGCCCAAGAGAGATGCAAACCCGTTCAGCCCTGATGTTAGAACAGGTAGGCTTGGGAAATCATCTTGATTATTATCCTGATAAATTGTCAGGAGGGCAAAAACAAAGAGTTGCGATCGCCCGCGCCTTGGTTAGCCATCCTCCCCTGGTTTTAGCAGATGAACCCACGGCAGCCCTTGACAGTCAGTCAGGTCGAGATGTGGTCAACCTGATGCAAAAACTTGCCAAAGAACAAGGTTGTACAATCCTCATGGTGACTCATGACAATCGCATTCTAGATATTGCTGATCGGATTATTCACATGGAAGATGGCAAGCTAGTTAATGCGAATGCTATGAGTTTAAAAAGTTAACAAAACATCCTGCTAGACAAAATCATGGTATATATACTGTGGATCTGAGGTGCGTTTTCCGTTCCTCAGATTTTTATCGTTTGCGTGGGCATATATGACATTTAGTATAATTTTGCTCTGAGTATAGTTATTGAAATAACTTAGTATCATATACTGTCTTAAAAAATTGTCGCCCTTAGGAAACACTACCACCCATTAGCTAGTCTGTTTGTCAACAGAAGTAAGAGATTGTTTTGTAGCTCTATGACTATCAATAATGACACTAGAGAATCTGATAAGAAGTTGCCCTATTTTAGTTTTAAAGGCTGGAAACTCAACCGACACCTAAAAAACTTATTCATCAGCATATTTGCCTCTATCGTTGTTGTTACCTTGGCTTTGCCTGTAGATGCTTTGTCAGCACAGGTTACTCCAAGCAATCCTCAGTTGGGAGATACCCTATCTGTGGTAATTAACGTAGATAATCCAGAGAATAATACTAATCCTACTGTGGCTGTAGGTGAAAATTCTTATCCAGCATTTGCGATCGCCCCGAATAAATATCGAGCTTTAATTCCCACAACTCCACTGGATAAACCTGGAACCATCACACTGAAAGTTTCCGGGGATAATCAAGTGCAGAACTTGGCAGTGAATTTGCGTAATCGCACCTTTGCCACGCAACGGATTAATTTACCACCTGGAAGGGCTGGGGTGAGAGCCACAGAACATGAACTCCAGCGCGTAGCAGCTTTCAAAGCCATCCAAACACCGCAAAAGCATTGGAATGGCCCAATGCTTCAACCAAATCAAGGGCGGATTACAACAATATATGGTGTACGTCGCTACTATAATGGCAAATTTGCCGAGAATTACTACCATCGTGGCGTTGACTACGCTGGGGCTGCGGGTTCACGAGTAGTCGCCCCAGCCGCTGGCACAGTAGCGTTGGTAGGTAGAGTATCCGAAGGGTTTCGGGTTCACGGCAACACAATTGGCATTGACCACGGGCAAGGTGTAACCAGCATTTTGCTACACCTCAATGGCATTAATGTCAAAGAAGGCGATTTCGTCAAAGCGGGTCAATTAGTTGGCACAGTCGGTTCTACAGGCGCTTCTACCGGGCCGCATTTGCACTGGGGTCTATATGTCAACGGGCAATCTATTGATCCAGTACCTTGGAGATTTGATGGAGTCAATTAGCTAAAACAGCATAATTAATGCTAATTGTTGAGAAATCATATACTTTTTGCCGATAATTAGGCAAAATGAATTGGATTGATACCGTCCCTACCCTGCTTGGCTAGCGTAAAGATAATGAGCGTTATGAGTATTGAAAAAATTGTAGAACAAGCTCTCCAGGATGGTTATTTGACACCAGTGATGGAAGCAGAAGTTGGAAGAATCTGTGATAACGCATCCGAACTTTCAATTGAAGAGTACATGGCGCTGGATCGACTGATGGGGGCATTACTGACCGGTGAGGTAGTGGCGGTACCTCGCAAACAATTCATTAATGTCATGGAGGAATTAGTCTTAACTGAGGCGATCGCCAGAGCCGCAGAAATTGAAGCTACCAGCGATAGGTCTTTGGATGTGGGGGATATAGCGGCTTATGCTCTTAACCGCTTACCACCCTTGTATGCGACGACAGAAGAAGGTGCTAGATACCAACGTCTACGTGCCAAGGCTGAACTGCAAGAATTAATTTCTCAGCAAATTAGCGAGTCTATAGGACGTAACCTCGTCCAACCCAACGACAACAGAACGCCAGTCTTAAATAAAAACACTGGTCATGAAATTCTGCGCCAAGTCAGCAATTTGCTGAATGTCTACGCACCAAGCTTTGAGCAAAAATCCGAGTTTTGAAAGTTGAGTGGCTTCAGAACCCCGGTTTATTAAATAAACCGGGGTTCTCATATTGGAAGGAATTTGGGGAAATCCCTGATCAATCGCGCACTGACACAAGAGTGCCAATATCTACCTGTTCATATAATAAGCGAACATCCTCATTACGCATTCTTAAGCAGCCATGAGAGATAGCCGCTCCCAATAAGTGTGTATCCGGCGTGCCGTGAAATCCAATTTCATTGCGTCCATCTGACCAAAAACCAATCCATCGCTCTCCTAAAGGACTATCAGCACCTGATGGAAATACTTTGCCAGTGATAGGGTGTTGCCAAATAGGATAGTGTTCCATATCCGTCACGCGGAAAGAACCTGTAGGGGTTTCCCAACCTTCCTTACCTATAGCAATGGGATAACTGGCTATCACTTCACCTCTGTTGTAAACATAGGTACGGCGATCGCTTAAATTTACCACCACTTCCGTCTGAGATGAATTTTGTGAAGATAAACCTGGGGAATTCTGCCTTTGTCCGGAAAACAGGGAGCGCACCTTTGGCGATAAGTCAGTAGCCCCGGCTGAATTATGGCTGACTGCACCCGAAATATACGGTACAGAACTCCTCTGGACAGGTTGCTGGTGATTTGGTTGATTAGGAGGTGTAAACGCACCACGAGCAGTAGAAGT comes from the Nodularia sp. NIES-3585 genome and includes:
- a CDS encoding SulP family inorganic anion transporter encodes the protein MQITNEIHFRNLQGDILGGLTAAVVALPMSLAFGIASGAGAAAGLWGAILVGFFAAVFGGTPSLISEPTGPMTVIVTAVIAGLQAQDEKQGLAMAFTVVMMAGVVQILFGVLRLGRYITMLPYNVISGFMTGIGVILIFLQIAPFLGQATPKGGVLGVLQNLPTLIANISPTETLLGVITLVILFFYPARFKKVVPPQLVALVIGTAISLIFFSNVEIRTIATIGKITPGLPNFQMPTFTPQNLQLMFVNSVVLGVVGSIDCLLTCVVSDSLTRTEHKSNKELIGQGIANVITGLCGGIAGSGATTATVVNIQAGGRTALSGISRALVLLVVVLWAAPLTSGIPLAVLAGIVLKVGINIIDWGFLKRVHKISWKAAGIVYSVVLLTVFVDLMIAVAVGVFIANILTIERLDQLQTNSVKAITDADDQIVLTNEEKQLLDAANGRVLLFHLSGPMIFGVAKAIEREHRAIANYDVLIVDLGEVPVLGVTSSLAIESAIQEVIDAGRDVIIVGATGKVRNRLEKLGIAGLIPGHYWMSDRLNALKEGLDLVHSKAML
- a CDS encoding TetR/AcrR family transcriptional regulator codes for the protein MARPKVGEIDRSNSADKMEKILQGAMQEFLAYGYASTSMDRVAEASGVSKATVYSHFQDKKGLFKALIEKLARKRFHSILGSQPLKGEPYVVLRRLAATALDQMVNDQEYQSFERLLMGESARFPELAQVFIYSIAKPAIETITKYLASHPELKIPDPEATARILIGSLVHFVITQEIMHGREIIPMESDRLIDALTHLIVNCAE
- a CDS encoding ABC exporter membrane fusion protein; the encoded protein is MQNSKLDRSISPQSILRPPFFIAILVSLTVIGSSVYTVLKFQDTVNQKASAPAALIPELKTVTALGRIEPKGKVIKLSATTSTEGSRVEELLVKEGDRIKAGQVIAILDSRDRLSAALKEAEEQVKVEQANFNRIKAGAKRGEVLAQKATIARLEAERQGDIAAQETTVARLQAEVRNAAAEEQRYQGLYEAGAISASQRDSKRLTLETAQKNLQAAQAQLTRTQLTSQQQIKAAIATLDQIAEVPQVEIAAASAEVNRAIAAMQRIQANLEQAYVRSPQDGQIFEIHTRPGELISNNGIAEIGQTSQMYVVAEVYESDIGKVHPGQKVQVFGDFLPIELQGTVDRKGLQVRRQNVINTDPASNIDNRVVEVYIRLDETSTQKAANLTNMQVRAVIQLSNS
- the devC gene encoding ABC transporter permease DevC, whose amino-acid sequence is MGLIKQLRRRTPLGWLQLSHEKSRLLVALSGIAFADVLMFMQMGFQTALYDSNTRLHRSLQADIVLTSPQARSLQNMPTFSRRRLYQAMDIPGVDSAEGMYVNNIIWKNPQTRRQTSVQVIGFNPDKPVFDLPDVNRQLQSIKLPDTVLFDRSARGDYQKAIAQIDQGEKLTTEIDGRTITISGLFTVGASFGSDGSLMTSDQNFLRLFSRRPASSISLGLIKVKPGYDPKQVAIALQAYLRDDVSVMTHAEFIEFENDFWRTNSPIGFIFSLGVSMGFAVGVILVYQVLSTDVNAHVREYATFKALGYRNYYLLSVVFEQTLILAALGFIPGVAVSLGLYQMTRTATNLPMYMTAIRGLHVLILTIIMCSISGAIATRKLRSADPADMF
- a CDS encoding DevA family ABC transporter ATP-binding protein yields the protein MVPVISIQNLDHYFGLGSLRRQVLFNINLQIKSGEIIILTGPSGSGKTTLLTLVGALRSPQCGSLQVLSRELCGAGAEQLVQARQHNGYIFQAHNLHGSLTALQNVRMGLELHQHIGPREMQTRSALMLEQVGLGNHLDYYPDKLSGGQKQRVAIARALVSHPPLVLADEPTAALDSQSGRDVVNLMQKLAKEQGCTILMVTHDNRILDIADRIIHMEDGKLVNANAMSLKS
- a CDS encoding M23 family metallopeptidase, which translates into the protein MTINNDTRESDKKLPYFSFKGWKLNRHLKNLFISIFASIVVVTLALPVDALSAQVTPSNPQLGDTLSVVINVDNPENNTNPTVAVGENSYPAFAIAPNKYRALIPTTPLDKPGTITLKVSGDNQVQNLAVNLRNRTFATQRINLPPGRAGVRATEHELQRVAAFKAIQTPQKHWNGPMLQPNQGRITTIYGVRRYYNGKFAENYYHRGVDYAGAAGSRVVAPAAGTVALVGRVSEGFRVHGNTIGIDHGQGVTSILLHLNGINVKEGDFVKAGQLVGTVGSTGASTGPHLHWGLYVNGQSIDPVPWRFDGVN
- a CDS encoding late competence development ComFB family protein; its protein translation is MSIEKIVEQALQDGYLTPVMEAEVGRICDNASELSIEEYMALDRLMGALLTGEVVAVPRKQFINVMEELVLTEAIARAAEIEATSDRSLDVGDIAAYALNRLPPLYATTEEGARYQRLRAKAELQELISQQISESIGRNLVQPNDNRTPVLNKNTGHEILRQVSNLLNVYAPSFEQKSEF
- a CDS encoding L,D-transpeptidase, with the translated sequence MAMVRNESVARIVMFLCFGTAILSLAVHWQITKTQAQFEQPASAAGSPPESTSTARGAFTPPNQPNHQQPVQRSSVPYISGAVSHNSAGATDLSPKVRSLFSGQRQNSPGLSSQNSSQTEVVVNLSDRRTYVYNRGEVIASYPIAIGKEGWETPTGSFRVTDMEHYPIWQHPITGKVFPSGADSPLGERWIGFWSDGRNEIGFHGTPDTHLLGAAISHGCLRMRNEDVRLLYEQVDIGTLVSVRD